In a genomic window of Polypterus senegalus isolate Bchr_013 chromosome 13, ASM1683550v1, whole genome shotgun sequence:
- the paxx gene encoding protein PAXX: MEDGDPPELYCVLRNSRDDERYLCSAERRGDDFRICITDGADVWTTNFSKQKLTEATRTPRLSSAEACCSLLRSAIHSSEALLTVKDAEAVLELQDEMSFDLSRLPHSQVKPKLQALLFGMADRIGSLELQVAEKRGSPGRGGALTSPEKSLQRSWMAEFEPRKPTTGGGGGGSRGGGLSLAAVKSRRPGDSLINPGSKRKKDATGVDFEDEAP, from the exons ATGGAGGACGGAGATCCGCCGGAGCTCTACTGTGTCCTGCGCAACAGCCGCGACGACGAGCGCTACCTGTGCAGCGCGGAGCGGAGGGGCGACGACTTCAGGATTTG CATTACAGATGGAGCCGATGTGTGGACCACCAACTTCAGCAAACAGAAGCTGACCGAGGCG ACTCGCACGCCCAGACTGTCCTCTGCCGAGGCCTGCTGCTCTCTCCTCAG gAGCGCCATCCACAGCAGTGAAGCCCTCCTGACCGTGAAGGATGCCGAGGCCGTCTTGGAGCTTCAGGATGAAATGAGCTTTGACTTGAGCCGACTGCCTCACTCGCAGGTGAAGCCCAAGCTGCAGGCTTTGTTATTCGGGATGGCCGATAGGATTGGCAGCCTGGAGCTACAAGTGGCAGAGAAGCGGGGCTCACCAGGGAGAG GGGGTGCCCTCACAAGCCCAGAGAAGAGTCTCCAGAGGAGCTGGATGGCCG AGTTTGAGCCTAGGAAGCCAAcaactggaggaggaggaggaggaagcagAGGTGGAGGTTTGTCATTAGCTGCAGTCAAGAGCCGACGGCCGGGGGACTCTCTCATCAACCCGGGCAGTAAGAG GAAGAAGGACGCGACAGGAGTGGACTTTGAGGACGAGGCCCCCTGA